One genomic region from Gemmobacter aquarius encodes:
- a CDS encoding DUF411 domain-containing protein: protein MFGGIVGDNFRHEVHLMNMTRRTILTAGPVFLAIAATPMLAETDARIHVVKDPGCPCCNAWIGHLRENGFNVSFEERSIEELAAYKRERGIPEELSSCHTATIDDYTIDGHVPAADIRRLLDERPEVVGLTVPGMPFGSPGMGPETEREAYEVLLVGLDGSSQVFTSYPSA, encoded by the coding sequence TTGTTCGGCGGTATCGTCGGCGACAACTTTCGACATGAGGTACATTTGATGAACATGACGCGTCGCACCATTCTGACTGCAGGTCCAGTTTTCCTGGCCATCGCCGCCACACCGATGCTGGCGGAAACGGATGCGCGCATCCATGTGGTCAAGGACCCCGGCTGTCCATGCTGCAATGCCTGGATCGGACACCTTCGCGAGAATGGTTTCAATGTAAGCTTTGAGGAGCGCAGCATCGAAGAACTCGCGGCGTATAAGCGCGAGCGCGGCATTCCGGAAGAACTGTCCTCCTGCCACACGGCGACGATCGATGACTATACCATCGACGGGCACGTCCCCGCCGCAGACATCCGCCGCCTTCTGGACGAACGTCCAGAAGTGGTCGGACTTACCGTTCCGGGTATGCCGTTCGGTTCACCCGGAATGGGACCGGAGACGGAGCGCGAGGCATACGAGGTTCTTCTCGTCGGACTCGATGGCAGCAGCCAGGTCTTCACCAGCTATCCGAGCGCCTGA
- a CDS encoding multicopper oxidase family protein, which produces MLSLSRRGFLAASAATAASLVLPARVRAQSARMSLTATTRTLDIKGRAATVWGLMDGNGRSGLVLDPGQAFAVDLKNSLAEPTIIHWHGQIPDNAQDGVPDLPMPMLQPGDIRAYDFAARPGTHWMHAHVPAHEMLLLAAPLIVRRPEDVAADRQEVTLFLHDFAFKSPAEVLTEITGGASMAGMDHGQSGQGAMDHSGMDMGAMEQGGMMAMPGMDGMAMDLNDYNFDAYLANDRTLDDPEVVQVDKGGQVLVRVINAAAATVFWIDTGALPGRLVAVDGEPVQPLPGSRFGVAMGQRLDIELEVPREGGAYPVLALREGAKERTGVILATPGAAVAKIADLSERDHPAFSGDLAQESLLRAVTPLPERAPASQPMLMLGGSMMPYVWTINGQTWGTHVPVTAKSGDRVEMMFHNMSMMAHPMHLHGHAFQVVGTGGARFAGAVRDTVHVPPMGMVTVALDAGEAARWMLHCHHMPHLSTGMMTEFAVLA; this is translated from the coding sequence ATGCTATCTCTTTCTCGTCGCGGCTTTTTGGCCGCTTCTGCGGCCACGGCCGCATCTTTGGTCCTGCCCGCTCGGGTGCGGGCCCAATCCGCCCGGATGTCTTTGACGGCCACAACCCGGACGCTTGACATCAAAGGCCGGGCCGCAACCGTCTGGGGGCTCATGGATGGCAATGGCCGCTCGGGGCTTGTACTCGATCCTGGACAGGCCTTTGCGGTTGACCTCAAGAACTCGCTCGCAGAGCCTACCATCATTCACTGGCACGGACAGATCCCCGACAACGCACAGGACGGTGTCCCCGACCTGCCGATGCCAATGCTGCAGCCCGGTGACATCCGCGCCTACGACTTCGCGGCAAGGCCGGGCACCCACTGGATGCACGCCCACGTCCCGGCGCATGAAATGCTACTTCTAGCAGCGCCACTGATCGTGCGGCGGCCCGAGGATGTTGCGGCAGATCGTCAGGAGGTGACGCTGTTCCTGCACGACTTTGCGTTCAAGTCGCCCGCCGAGGTGCTGACCGAAATCACCGGCGGCGCATCGATGGCCGGCATGGATCATGGCCAGTCGGGGCAAGGTGCCATGGACCATTCCGGGATGGACATGGGCGCCATGGAGCAGGGCGGCATGATGGCGATGCCGGGCATGGACGGCATGGCAATGGACCTCAACGACTACAACTTCGATGCCTATCTCGCCAACGACCGGACGCTTGACGACCCGGAAGTCGTACAGGTGGACAAAGGCGGGCAAGTGCTGGTCCGCGTGATCAATGCCGCCGCTGCGACTGTCTTCTGGATCGATACGGGCGCGCTTCCCGGACGGCTGGTTGCGGTGGACGGCGAGCCGGTGCAACCGCTGCCTGGCAGTCGCTTTGGTGTCGCGATGGGCCAGCGTCTCGACATCGAGCTGGAAGTACCGAGGGAGGGCGGGGCGTATCCGGTTCTCGCCTTGCGCGAGGGCGCCAAGGAAAGGACGGGTGTCATCCTGGCCACGCCGGGGGCCGCTGTGGCGAAGATCGCTGACTTGTCGGAGCGAGACCATCCCGCCTTCAGCGGCGATCTCGCACAGGAAAGCTTGCTTCGCGCGGTCACTCCGTTGCCCGAACGTGCGCCCGCATCGCAGCCGATGCTCATGCTGGGTGGCTCGATGATGCCCTATGTCTGGACGATCAACGGACAGACCTGGGGCACCCATGTGCCGGTAACGGCGAAGTCCGGCGATCGGGTCGAGATGATGTTTCACAACATGTCCATGATGGCACATCCGATGCACCTTCACGGTCACGCGTTTCAGGTGGTCGGCACTGGTGGCGCGCGTTTTGCAGGTGCGGTACGCGACACCGTGCATGTGCCGCCGATGGGCATGGTGACGGTTGCGTTGGACGCAGGTGAAGCCGCGCGCTGGATGCTGCATTGCCACCATATGCCCCACCTCTCGACCGGCATGATGACCGAGTTCGCGGTTTTAGCCTGA
- a CDS encoding TlpA family protein disulfide reductase, with protein sequence MLTHICRRSVLVGLAMPYLATPAEARPPFRLRSDPQQLLSPPILDEKGTTRYLDDFAGRVILLNIWATWCPPCREEMPMLERLEKRLGGADFAVLPLCIDDAGIGRGRQFYDEIGLDALPLYWAEPLRVQLALAFIGLPTTLLIDRQSREIGRLQGPFAWDSDDAVEQIVGAF encoded by the coding sequence ATGCTCACCCATATCTGCCGCCGGTCGGTACTCGTCGGCCTCGCCATGCCCTATCTCGCAACTCCGGCTGAGGCTCGGCCTCCATTCCGACTTCGGAGCGACCCTCAGCAACTGCTTTCACCCCCGATCCTGGATGAGAAAGGAACCACCCGGTATCTCGACGACTTCGCCGGACGGGTGATCCTTTTGAACATTTGGGCGACGTGGTGCCCGCCCTGTCGGGAAGAGATGCCGATGCTTGAGCGACTTGAAAAACGGCTCGGCGGCGCGGATTTCGCGGTCCTGCCTCTTTGCATTGATGACGCTGGGATTGGCCGGGGCCGACAGTTCTATGACGAGATCGGTCTGGACGCTCTGCCGCTCTATTGGGCTGAGCCATTAAGGGTTCAGCTTGCCCTGGCCTTTATCGGGCTGCCGACAACGCTTCTGATTGACCGTCAAAGCCGCGAGATCGGACGGCTACAAGGTCCGTTCGCTTGGGACAGCGACGACGCCGTCGAACAGATCGTCGGTGCCTTTTGA
- a CDS encoding DUF411 domain-containing protein, whose protein sequence is MNRYLIGRREVILAATAFAVTPAAKAKAEEEPPIHVVKGRGCECCEAWVDYLREQGFTVTDEVSMGTLLIRFKMDQGVPVKAFSCHTGTVEGYALEGHVPAADIRRLLAERPDAVGLAVPDMPYGSPGMGSEDSRDAYDVVLIRRDGGLEVYTSYPAA, encoded by the coding sequence ATGAACAGATATTTGATCGGACGCCGCGAGGTCATCCTTGCAGCAACAGCATTTGCCGTAACCCCTGCCGCCAAAGCTAAGGCAGAGGAAGAACCGCCAATCCATGTCGTCAAGGGGCGTGGCTGCGAGTGCTGTGAAGCATGGGTCGACTATCTGCGGGAGCAAGGCTTCACCGTGACCGATGAAGTTTCGATGGGCACGCTGTTGATCCGCTTCAAGATGGATCAGGGAGTTCCGGTCAAGGCGTTTTCCTGCCACACGGGAACGGTCGAAGGCTATGCGCTTGAGGGCCATGTTCCCGCCGCAGACATCCGGCGGTTGCTGGCTGAGCGTCCCGACGCTGTCGGACTTGCCGTGCCCGACATGCCTTACGGCTCGCCCGGCATGGGGTCTGAAGACAGCCGCGATGCCTACGATGTAGTACTGATCCGGCGCGATGGCGGCCTAGAGGTTTACACCAGCTATCCGGCCGCCTGA
- a CDS encoding M23 family metallopeptidase yields MKTGASPFPKSAEPSVERSFCQMIRSAFLILAVASLAPLQAVADPPTAHLPMAFEATIEPGDTLDSVLGHAGIPATIRAEAALALSGVYDLTDLRPGHRIEWAAASGDSASLTRLSLFVEDGVEIALRFDGPLAAQRIDPPVRETDRRETLTLDGTLYDALTARNAPERFAVDLTAVLAGQVDFRRDLKGGETFALVWQEDQLPDGSIAGEPRLSYARLELRDRVLELVATEAAGPVIVFEDGEAVQRSAAPILGARLSSVFGRRNHPVLGGVRMHTGIDYAAPVGTEVSATGAGRVIFAGSIRGYGTTIDIDHGGGVVTRYAHLSEIAEDVRVGSRVKAGDEIGAVGATGLVSGPNLHYEVRVDGRPVDPKDQDALPEQEIASADDLNALATWRSETGFISGTDGERG; encoded by the coding sequence ATGAAGACCGGCGCTTCGCCGTTCCCAAAATCCGCCGAACCCTCAGTTGAAAGGTCATTCTGCCAGATGATCCGCTCCGCGTTTCTGATCCTTGCTGTCGCATCTCTCGCCCCGCTCCAGGCAGTGGCAGATCCTCCGACGGCGCATTTGCCGATGGCATTCGAAGCCACAATCGAACCCGGTGACACATTGGACAGCGTCCTTGGTCACGCAGGAATCCCCGCGACGATCCGGGCAGAAGCTGCCCTCGCGCTGTCAGGTGTTTACGACTTGACCGATCTGCGACCCGGTCACCGGATCGAATGGGCGGCAGCGTCCGGGGATTCAGCATCGCTGACACGCCTGTCACTCTTCGTGGAAGATGGTGTGGAGATTGCTCTTCGCTTCGATGGGCCATTAGCCGCACAGCGCATCGACCCACCGGTTCGTGAGACGGACCGGCGGGAGACCTTGACCCTCGACGGAACCCTTTACGACGCCTTGACGGCCCGAAATGCACCAGAACGCTTTGCGGTTGACCTAACCGCAGTTCTTGCGGGCCAGGTCGATTTCAGGCGCGACCTGAAGGGCGGAGAGACCTTCGCGCTGGTCTGGCAGGAAGACCAACTTCCCGATGGCAGCATCGCGGGCGAGCCGCGCCTGAGTTACGCGCGGTTGGAGCTTCGCGACCGCGTCCTCGAACTCGTTGCGACCGAAGCCGCCGGCCCGGTCATCGTCTTTGAAGATGGCGAAGCCGTGCAGCGTTCAGCGGCACCCATCCTTGGTGCACGACTGTCGTCCGTCTTTGGGCGCCGGAACCATCCCGTGTTGGGTGGGGTTCGCATGCATACCGGGATCGATTACGCGGCACCCGTGGGCACCGAAGTCTCGGCGACCGGCGCCGGTCGGGTGATCTTTGCGGGCTCGATCCGCGGCTATGGCACCACGATCGACATTGATCACGGCGGTGGGGTCGTGACGCGATATGCGCATCTTTCAGAGATCGCCGAAGACGTTCGCGTGGGGTCACGGGTCAAGGCGGGAGACGAGATTGGCGCGGTCGGCGCGACAGGGCTCGTGAGCGGCCCCAACCTTCACTACGAAGTTCGTGTCGACGGCAGACCGGTCGATCCTAAAGACCAGGACGCCTTGCCGGAACAGGAGATTGCTTCGGCAGATGATCTCAATGCGCTCGCCACCTGGCGCAGCGAAACTGGCTTCATTTCAGGAACTGACGGAGAACGCGGATGA
- a CDS encoding SCO family protein, producing the protein MRRRRAIILGAGGAIGAVAFMLGVGAYRTRNRPALSEVLPLPIGEMSWALTDHRGQSVRPTDWARRPVMVFFGFTWCPDVCPTTLSDISLWLEELGADADRLIVALISVDPERDTPDVLADYVSNFDPRIIGLTGPADKVAQAAADFRVTYRRVDKDGGDYTMDHTAGVLLFHPDGRFASIIDFHEDRRFAVPKIRRTLS; encoded by the coding sequence TTGCGCCGACGCAGGGCAATAATCCTCGGCGCTGGAGGTGCCATCGGAGCCGTCGCCTTCATGCTGGGCGTCGGAGCCTATCGCACGCGCAACAGGCCAGCTCTCAGCGAGGTCCTGCCCTTGCCAATCGGCGAGATGTCCTGGGCATTGACCGACCACCGGGGTCAGTCCGTCCGACCCACAGACTGGGCCCGTCGCCCGGTCATGGTGTTCTTCGGCTTCACCTGGTGCCCGGACGTCTGCCCGACCACACTAAGCGACATATCGCTCTGGCTCGAAGAACTGGGAGCCGACGCGGACCGCTTGATCGTGGCGCTGATTTCGGTCGATCCGGAACGAGACACGCCCGACGTCCTTGCGGATTACGTCAGCAATTTCGACCCGCGTATCATCGGGTTGACGGGTCCCGCCGACAAGGTCGCGCAGGCCGCCGCAGATTTCCGGGTAACCTATCGCCGCGTCGACAAGGATGGCGGCGACTATACGATGGACCACACCGCCGGTGTGCTCCTGTTCCACCCCGATGGGCGCTTTGCCAGCATCATCGACTTCCATGAAGACCGGCGCTTCGCCGTTCCCAAAATCCGCCGAACCCTCAGTTGA
- a CDS encoding copper chaperone PCu(A)C yields the protein MACETVTIGDLTVEHAWSKATIGAGRPGVFYVGITNAGSADDALIGIATPAAGMPMLHETVVQDGIASMPHAMSIPVPAGQSVQLSPGGYHGMLMGLTTALKEGDSFPVTLIFEKAGEVTMNVDVLSLRAEGPDCADAGQ from the coding sequence ATGGCCTGCGAGACCGTGACCATCGGTGATCTGACCGTTGAGCACGCCTGGTCCAAGGCGACGATTGGCGCGGGGCGACCCGGCGTTTTCTATGTGGGGATCACCAACGCTGGATCTGCGGACGATGCGCTGATCGGCATTGCAACGCCTGCAGCCGGTATGCCGATGCTGCACGAGACTGTCGTTCAGGACGGCATCGCATCAATGCCGCATGCGATGTCCATCCCTGTGCCGGCCGGCCAGAGCGTGCAGCTTTCGCCTGGCGGATACCACGGCATGCTGATGGGGCTGACGACAGCCCTGAAGGAAGGGGACAGCTTTCCGGTCACCCTCATCTTTGAAAAGGCCGGAGAGGTCACGATGAATGTCGATGTCCTTTCGTTGCGCGCGGAGGGTCCGGATTGCGCCGACGCAGGGCAATAA
- a CDS encoding SCO family protein yields MRLRSLQIILWVAATAAVVAFAAARWWPATEDSAAAASAFTPTFALADSEGRIRTTDEFRGKFLLVFFGFTSCPDVCPTTLSEVAQVMDDLGSEAGSVQPIFISIDPERDRRLGLTDYTKAFHPAILGLAGSEAETQVAAASFKIFYEREADTTSPDGYTMAHSPGLYLIGPDGAWLRQFTYGTPAAEILSDLQSRL; encoded by the coding sequence ATGCGTCTTCGTTCTCTTCAGATCATCCTTTGGGTCGCCGCGACTGCGGCGGTCGTCGCTTTTGCGGCGGCGCGGTGGTGGCCTGCAACGGAGGACAGCGCAGCTGCAGCATCTGCTTTCACGCCCACCTTCGCACTTGCAGACAGCGAAGGTCGTATCCGTACGACGGACGAATTCCGCGGAAAGTTCCTGTTGGTGTTCTTCGGCTTCACAAGCTGCCCGGATGTCTGCCCCACGACACTCTCCGAAGTTGCACAGGTCATGGATGACCTTGGATCCGAGGCAGGATCGGTGCAGCCGATCTTCATCTCGATCGATCCCGAACGGGACAGACGGCTTGGACTGACTGACTACACCAAGGCGTTCCACCCAGCGATCCTCGGTCTGGCCGGCAGCGAGGCCGAAACACAAGTTGCGGCCGCAAGCTTCAAGATCTTCTACGAGCGGGAGGCCGACACCACTTCGCCGGACGGCTACACGATGGCGCACAGCCCTGGCCTCTATCTGATCGGCCCAGATGGCGCGTGGCTGCGTCAATTCACCTACGGCACTCCGGCGGCCGAAATCCTCTCCGACCTTCAATCGAGACTTTGA
- the lnt gene encoding apolipoprotein N-acyltransferase — protein MITSDAHPFSGGKLLQGLPGLGVALAAGAALVLALPPYSILPFALIAFAVLAIMLHGTPWPVAFRIGYLFGLGQFVPGLFWITESFQVEADRFGWLALPAVFGLAALLAVFPAFACALAARMARAGLPLSLSLATGWTGLEWLRGHVLTGFPWNLAAYTLADWLPLAQMASLVGSYGLGFLLVLCSALVGLAFRAPARRLQVIRFASATAIAVTVAGFGFARLTLSDPPSERGTQIRVVQPNIAQSAKWDEGSRKANILRLLALSARPGDYDILLWPETAWPGFLAEDTGARIMLGWLLPKTAVLLAGSPEREVTSNETVYRNSVLAIAPDGSVLTRYAKHHLVPFGEYVPWRRVLPFQRLVESLGDFLPGPGPRTLAFGPHPYAGIAICYEIIFPGHVVDDAIRPDWIFNATNDAWFGSSIGPKQHLASARMRAIEEGLPLVRAANTGISAVVDAYGETLAMLDIETSGVIDMRLPRSLPPTLYARLGDWSALLLILGSWGVFAFWVWRKKTVLKGSQK, from the coding sequence TTGATCACTTCAGACGCTCATCCCTTTTCCGGCGGAAAGCTGCTTCAAGGTCTGCCCGGTTTGGGCGTGGCCCTGGCCGCTGGTGCCGCACTTGTCCTCGCCTTGCCGCCATATTCGATCCTGCCCTTTGCGCTGATCGCCTTCGCTGTGCTGGCAATTATGTTGCATGGCACGCCGTGGCCTGTCGCGTTTCGAATCGGATATCTGTTTGGCTTAGGCCAGTTCGTGCCCGGGCTTTTCTGGATCACCGAAAGTTTTCAGGTCGAGGCAGATCGGTTCGGATGGTTGGCTTTGCCAGCCGTGTTCGGCCTTGCAGCTCTGCTGGCAGTGTTTCCGGCTTTTGCCTGTGCCCTTGCCGCCCGCATGGCGCGCGCCGGATTGCCGCTCTCGCTTTCGCTTGCGACAGGCTGGACCGGCCTTGAATGGCTGCGGGGGCATGTTCTGACGGGGTTTCCTTGGAACCTTGCTGCCTACACGCTGGCCGATTGGTTGCCTCTCGCGCAGATGGCCTCCCTGGTCGGCAGCTATGGGCTGGGGTTCCTCTTGGTGCTTTGTTCAGCACTGGTCGGGCTGGCTTTCCGCGCGCCCGCTCGCAGGTTGCAAGTCATCCGTTTCGCCAGCGCCACCGCAATTGCGGTCACCGTCGCTGGTTTCGGTTTTGCGCGCCTGACCTTGTCCGATCCCCCGTCGGAGCGCGGCACTCAAATCCGCGTCGTGCAACCGAACATCGCGCAAAGCGCCAAGTGGGATGAAGGATCCCGGAAAGCCAACATCCTTCGGCTTCTGGCTCTTTCTGCGCGCCCGGGCGACTACGATATCCTGCTTTGGCCCGAAACCGCATGGCCGGGGTTTCTCGCCGAAGACACTGGGGCCCGTATCATGCTTGGGTGGCTCTTGCCGAAGACCGCCGTATTGTTGGCGGGCAGTCCTGAGCGGGAGGTTACCTCTAACGAAACAGTGTACCGAAACTCTGTGCTCGCCATCGCGCCGGATGGCTCCGTCCTGACGCGCTACGCCAAGCATCACCTTGTGCCCTTTGGTGAATACGTGCCGTGGCGGAGAGTCCTGCCGTTCCAGCGATTGGTCGAATCTTTAGGTGATTTCCTCCCCGGTCCGGGTCCCCGCACCCTTGCATTCGGCCCACATCCCTATGCGGGCATCGCTATCTGCTACGAGATCATCTTTCCCGGGCATGTGGTCGATGATGCCATCCGACCGGACTGGATATTCAATGCAACCAACGACGCCTGGTTCGGCAGCTCGATTGGTCCAAAGCAACATCTGGCTTCAGCCCGGATGCGAGCCATCGAAGAGGGGCTTCCACTCGTGCGGGCCGCAAATACGGGAATCTCGGCGGTGGTCGATGCCTACGGCGAGACACTGGCGATGCTGGACATTGAGACTTCTGGCGTAATCGACATGCGCTTACCGAGATCCCTGCCACCGACCCTCTACGCCCGTCTTGGCGACTGGTCCGCACTTCTCCTTATCCTTGGCTCTTGGGGAGTTTTCGCCTTCTGGGTCTGGCGGAAAAAAACGGTCTTGAAAGGAAGCCAGAAATGA
- a CDS encoding L,D-transpeptidase gives MAEERIGRRALMGGAVGMAGLAALPALAQDGTTEFQAPVSGSVRNNVSSFRMPQWRDYFENTKGGAILADTKSRALHYWSEDQSIYRLYPSSVPLSEELTRLGRTEIVRKAVNPPWRPTASMLERNPDWPKMVEGGSKDNPLGVRGLYLSWPAYLIHGTHDTRKIGRRSSNGCIGLYNEHVIELYELAQVGTQVLLI, from the coding sequence ATGGCCGAGGAACGGATCGGGCGACGGGCTTTGATGGGCGGAGCAGTCGGGATGGCGGGTCTTGCGGCCCTACCAGCCTTGGCGCAGGACGGCACGACCGAGTTTCAGGCTCCTGTATCCGGCAGCGTACGGAACAACGTGTCCAGCTTCCGGATGCCTCAGTGGCGGGACTATTTTGAGAATACTAAGGGTGGTGCAATTCTGGCGGACACAAAATCACGCGCACTGCATTACTGGTCAGAGGATCAGTCGATCTACCGGCTCTATCCCTCGTCCGTCCCCCTGTCCGAGGAACTGACGCGGCTCGGGCGGACCGAGATTGTCCGCAAGGCTGTGAACCCGCCGTGGCGTCCGACGGCATCCATGCTCGAGCGCAACCCGGACTGGCCGAAGATGGTCGAAGGCGGATCCAAGGACAACCCGCTTGGTGTCCGCGGATTGTATCTGTCCTGGCCTGCCTATTTGATCCACGGCACCCATGATACCCGGAAGATCGGTCGCAGATCATCGAACGGGTGCATCGGCCTCTACAACGAGCATGTCATTGAACTTTACGAGCTTGCACAAGTCGGCACTCAGGTGCTGCTGATCTGA
- a CDS encoding L,D-transpeptidase, which produces MVDRRGFLVGAAALVSSPVVAGSHLQDQWDAWDAEVTPLGYEPTTTNPWGLHPRLLPTRVQARTGLVPGDIHVDAIARYLYHIQPDGSAMRYGVAIGRDGLYEPGTYTIRRKAKWPNWTPTASMIAREPEIYAKFADGMAPGPGNALGSRALYLYLGERDTYLRIHGTPLPRSIGSRASSGCVRMVMPHINDLYDQVQTGVTAHLYPAEEGDRVTTA; this is translated from the coding sequence ATGGTCGATCGACGCGGATTTTTGGTAGGCGCCGCCGCGCTAGTTTCCTCTCCAGTGGTGGCGGGCTCGCATCTTCAAGACCAGTGGGACGCGTGGGACGCAGAGGTGACACCACTTGGCTATGAACCTACCACAACGAACCCTTGGGGACTTCATCCGCGCCTGTTGCCGACGCGCGTCCAAGCGCGCACTGGTCTGGTTCCCGGTGACATCCATGTTGATGCGATCGCCCGGTACTTATACCATATTCAACCAGATGGATCAGCTATGCGCTACGGTGTCGCCATCGGCCGCGACGGACTTTACGAACCTGGAACCTACACGATCAGGCGCAAGGCGAAGTGGCCCAACTGGACACCAACCGCGTCGATGATTGCGCGGGAACCAGAGATCTACGCCAAGTTCGCTGACGGGATGGCACCGGGTCCAGGCAATGCCTTGGGATCACGCGCACTTTATCTCTACCTGGGCGAAAGGGATACGTATTTGCGCATTCATGGAACCCCACTCCCGCGGTCTATCGGCAGCCGGGCAAGCTCAGGTTGCGTCCGCATGGTAATGCCACACATCAATGATCTTTACGATCAGGTCCAAACTGGTGTGACAGCCCACCTTTATCCAGCTGAAGAAGGCGATAGGGTCACCACCGCATGA
- a CDS encoding cytochrome c biogenesis CcdA family protein, whose product MFEISGVGVLAAFLGGALSFLSPCVLPLAPGYVSYIAGQPGQSAHGVVQMKTRLNRLLLSLYFVMGFSTVFISLGAGASLLGGLLLQWKYELGIVGGALIIVFGLVMTGLIRPGILLRDTRFTFDAKGGNPLGAYLLGLAFAFGWTPCIGPVLGSILTVSAASGADGVALLTVYSVGLGVPFLLLAAFTNELAARIRRLGRASLWLHRVAGVVMIAMGIAVMTGQITDIAFWLLETFPVLGTIG is encoded by the coding sequence GTGTTTGAAATTTCTGGCGTTGGAGTCCTCGCGGCCTTTTTGGGAGGGGCTCTGTCTTTCCTGTCCCCGTGCGTGCTGCCGCTGGCGCCCGGTTATGTGTCCTACATAGCAGGGCAACCGGGCCAGAGTGCGCACGGTGTCGTGCAGATGAAAACTCGCCTGAATCGCCTGCTCTTGAGCCTTTATTTCGTTATGGGTTTCTCGACAGTATTTATTTCCTTGGGCGCTGGTGCCAGCCTTCTCGGTGGCTTGCTTTTGCAATGGAAATACGAGCTCGGCATTGTCGGCGGTGCGCTTATCATCGTGTTTGGATTGGTCATGACCGGGCTTATACGGCCGGGCATCCTGCTCCGTGACACGCGATTCACATTTGATGCAAAAGGCGGAAACCCTCTTGGCGCCTATTTGCTTGGGCTCGCGTTTGCTTTTGGCTGGACGCCTTGCATTGGGCCAGTTTTAGGGTCGATCTTGACGGTGAGTGCGGCTTCGGGGGCAGATGGCGTGGCCCTTTTGACAGTGTACTCGGTCGGCCTTGGTGTTCCGTTCCTGTTGCTCGCCGCATTTACGAATGAACTGGCCGCACGCATCAGGCGACTTGGTCGTGCAAGCCTCTGGCTTCATCGGGTAGCGGGCGTTGTCATGATCGCTATGGGTATCGCTGTAATGACCGGGCAGATCACGGATATTGCTTTCTGGTTGCTAGAGACATTTCCTGTTTTGGGAACGATCGGCTGA